One window of Nymphaea colorata isolate Beijing-Zhang1983 chromosome 1, ASM883128v2, whole genome shotgun sequence genomic DNA carries:
- the LOC116245000 gene encoding mannan endo-1,4-beta-mannosidase 5-like, whose amino-acid sequence MASSVRRGVLHVLLVLGLLVGVAHGRRVHHVKGFVRTHGTSFTLNGSPFLFNGFNAYWMMHVAAEPSEREKVSSVLQQAAAASMTVARTWAFADGGDRALQTSPGVYDERVFQGLDFVISEARKNGIRLILSLVNNYKDFGGRPQYVQWARNAGVQINGDDDFYTNPVVKGYYKAHVMRVLTRVNTITNIQYRDDPTIMAWELMNEPRCESDYSGRTVQGWVEEMAGYVKSLDRKHLLEIGMEGFYGDSMPEKKVNNPGYQVGTDFISSNLIRNIDFATIHAYPDIWLSGQNDAAQLAFLERWVSSHWKDSKRILKKPLVFAEFGKSNRDGGYTPAIRDLFLSTIYRNIYTFARRGGTIAGGLVWQIMAQGMEPYYDGYEIVLPQDSNTQWLISRQSHMMLSLERAMRNAQAEEKHRLQDALP is encoded by the exons ATGGCTTCTTCCGTTAGAAGAGGTGTCCTACACGTCTTGCTAGTGCTTGGCCTCTTGGTTGGTGTAGCACATGGTAGGAGGGTGCACCATGTCAAGGGCTTTGTTAGGACCCATGGGACGAGTTTCACCCTCAATGGCTCCCCTTTCCTGTTCAATGGGTTCAATGCCTACTGGATGATGCATGTTGCTGCTGAGCCCAGTGAGAGGGAGAAGGTGTCCAGTGTGCTCCAACAGGCTGCTGCTGCTAGCATGACTGTTGCCCGGACTTGGGCCTTTGCCGACGGCGGCGACCGGGCTCTTCAAACCTCGCCGGGCGTATACGATGAACGCGTCTTCCAG GGCCTAGATTTCGTGATCTCTGAAGCAAGGAAGAATGGCATCCGTTTGATTCTAAGCCTTGTCAATAATTACAAGGACTTTGGAGGGAGGCCACAGTATGTGCAGTGGGCTAGAAATGCAGGCGTCCAGATCAATGGAGATGATGATTTCTACACAAATCCTGTGGTTAAGGGCTACTACAAAGCCCATGTCATG AGAGTGTTAACAAGGGTCAACACGATCACCAACATTCAATACCGAGATGATCCAACGATAATGGCATGGGAGCTCATGAATGAGCCCCGCTGCGAGTCCGACTACTCCGGCCGGACGGTGCAG GGCTGGGTTGAAGAGATGGCTGGTTACGTGAAGTCCCTGGACAGGAAGCACTTGCTGGAGATAGGGATGGAAGGCTTTTACGGCGACTCGATGCCGGAGAAGAAAGTGAACAACCCTGGTTATCAAGTCGGAACAGATTTTATCAGCAGTAACCTTATCAGGAATATCGACTTCGCCACCATACACGCTTATCCTGATATTTG GTTATCTGGCCAAAATGATGCTGCCCAATTAGCATTCTTGGAGAGGTGGGTGTCAAGCCACTGGAAAGATTCAAAGAGGATACTGAAGAAGCCACTGGTTTTCGCCGAGTTCGGCAAGTCGAACCGCGACGGCGGCTACACTCCGGCGATCAGAGATCTGTTCCTGAGCACCATATACAGGAACATATATACCTTTGCTAGGAGGGGAGGGACAATTGCTGGTGGGCTTGTTTGGCAGATCATGGCTCAGGGAATGGAGCCCTACTATGATGGCTATGAGATAGTCCTTCCTCAGGACTCCAACACCCAGTGGCTGATCTCCAGGCAGTCACACATGATGCTATCCCTTGAGCGTGCCATGAGAAACGCTCAGGCAGAAGAAAAGCACAGGCTACAAGATGCACTGCCTTGA
- the LOC116247406 gene encoding ATG8-interacting protein 2-like isoform X2: MDDLPEGDFPDWEILPSHDRCIASPPHEPQDHQNSGFVEDDSHGIIKPLYFSSDPAVNFLGVQEASEGDTSGADPEPDDPMWVDPCLESCLRERVVEMDESEEEKPEKSSESGDSLPENHVFEPERMEVEAVAGCNEESKEVGSGLEPGGLEEKEFRVVGRESKVRSWWRVSFELMKVFVLRSSPFWSLSVGVVAMGVLILGRRWYKAKRKAQSSIKVCVEDKKVSQFMVQAARLNEAFSVVRRVPAIRSSLLPSGVSPWPVIGLR; encoded by the exons ATGGACGATCTACCTGAAGGGGATTTCCCGGATTGGGAAATCCTTCCAAGTCACGACCGCTGTATTGCATCCCCTCCCCATGAACCCCAAGATCATCAGAACTCGGGGTTCGTTGAAGACGATTCTCATGGTATAATCAAACCCTTGTATTTCTCTTCCGACCCCGCCGTCAATTTCTTGGGGGTTCAGGAGGCCTCCGAGGGAGATACTTCGGGAGCTGACCCAGAGCCCGACGATCCCATGTGGGTCGATCCTTGTTTGGAGTCTTGCCTCAGGGAGAGGGTCGTGGAAATGGATGAATCGGAGGAAGAGAAGCCAGAGAAATCGTCCGAGTCCGGCGATTCCCTGCCGGAAAATCATGTTTTCGAGCCGGAAAGGATGGAGGTCGAAGCGGTCGCTGGTTGCAACGAGGAAAGTAAGGAGGTCGGAAGCGGGTTGGAACCCGGAGGCCTCGAAGAGAAAGAGTTCCGAGTTGTTGGACGGGAAAGCAAGGTGAGGTCCTGGTGGAGAGTCTCCTTCGAACTCATGAAAGTTTTTGTCTTGAGGTCGAGCCCGTTCTGGTCACTCTCCGTCGGTGTTGTAGCGATGGGAGTTCTTATACTCGGAAGAAGATGGTACAAAGCTAAACGCAAGGCTCAGAGTTCAATCAAGGTCTGCGTTGAGGATAAG AAGGTTTCTCAGTTTATGGTACAAGCAGCACGACTCAATGAAGCATTTTCTGTAGTAAGGCGAGTCCCTGCCATCCGATCATCACTGCTGCCTTCAGGTGTATCTCCATGGCCAGTGATTGGATTGAGATAA
- the LOC116247406 gene encoding uncharacterized protein LOC116247406 isoform X1, which yields MDDLPEGDFPDWEILPSHDRCIASPPHEPQDHQNSGFVEDDSHGIIKPLYFSSDPAVNFLGVQEASEGDTSGADPEPDDPMWVDPCLESCLRERVVEMDESEEEKPEKSSESGDSLPENHVFEPERMEVEAVAGCNEESKEVGSGLEPGGLEEKEFRVVGRESKVRSWWRVSFELMKVFVLRSSPFWSLSVGVVAMGVLILGRRWYKAKRKAQSSIKVCVEDKQKVSQFMVQAARLNEAFSVVRRVPAIRSSLLPSGVSPWPVIGLR from the exons ATGGACGATCTACCTGAAGGGGATTTCCCGGATTGGGAAATCCTTCCAAGTCACGACCGCTGTATTGCATCCCCTCCCCATGAACCCCAAGATCATCAGAACTCGGGGTTCGTTGAAGACGATTCTCATGGTATAATCAAACCCTTGTATTTCTCTTCCGACCCCGCCGTCAATTTCTTGGGGGTTCAGGAGGCCTCCGAGGGAGATACTTCGGGAGCTGACCCAGAGCCCGACGATCCCATGTGGGTCGATCCTTGTTTGGAGTCTTGCCTCAGGGAGAGGGTCGTGGAAATGGATGAATCGGAGGAAGAGAAGCCAGAGAAATCGTCCGAGTCCGGCGATTCCCTGCCGGAAAATCATGTTTTCGAGCCGGAAAGGATGGAGGTCGAAGCGGTCGCTGGTTGCAACGAGGAAAGTAAGGAGGTCGGAAGCGGGTTGGAACCCGGAGGCCTCGAAGAGAAAGAGTTCCGAGTTGTTGGACGGGAAAGCAAGGTGAGGTCCTGGTGGAGAGTCTCCTTCGAACTCATGAAAGTTTTTGTCTTGAGGTCGAGCCCGTTCTGGTCACTCTCCGTCGGTGTTGTAGCGATGGGAGTTCTTATACTCGGAAGAAGATGGTACAAAGCTAAACGCAAGGCTCAGAGTTCAATCAAGGTCTGCGTTGAGGATAAG cagAAGGTTTCTCAGTTTATGGTACAAGCAGCACGACTCAATGAAGCATTTTCTGTAGTAAGGCGAGTCCCTGCCATCCGATCATCACTGCTGCCTTCAGGTGTATCTCCATGGCCAGTGATTGGATTGAGATAA